The following proteins are co-located in the Tachysurus vachellii isolate PV-2020 chromosome 17, HZAU_Pvac_v1, whole genome shotgun sequence genome:
- the slc29a2 gene encoding equilibrative nucleoside transporter 2 has product MLCPSDNRGLVAIIFFILGMETLLPWNFFITAFDYFNERLNTSMSSNASESDQTSPYMFDNMCVLLSTLPLLLFTLLNSFLYQHIPERMRIAGSMFIILLLFILTATLVKVKMGQDLFFKITMAIIWFINMFGAVLQGSLFGLVGKFPPKYSSWFMSGQAMAGIFSAVAMLVSKISKTDNESAALGYFITPCAATLLTLCCYSLLPHLKFAGLYLEVGARNKETKEDLDLNLKENVTLVKVKPTDSDYAGKSALNDSYVGAFKTVDALETQGEKAPVLAVFKKIWVMALCVTCVFAVTLSVFPAVTVMVKPNGLFTGTMGDIFTPLFCFLVFSLMDWVGRSATYISQWPKKESCLFPILVAARMIFIPALMFCNIPSRIYPLSFFKHELAYIVIMSLFAMTNGYFACLSMSYAPQLVRSKDAETAGALMTFFLALGLSLGGAFSFVLKKLV; this is encoded by the exons ATGCTATGTCCATCAGATAACAG AGGTCTTGTGGCCATCATCTTTTTCATCCTGGGCATGGAAACACTTCTTCCATGGAATTTCTTCATTACTGCCTTCGAT TATTTCAACGAACGGCTAAACACATCAATGTCAAGCAACGCTTCAGAATCTGACCAGACTTCTCCCTATATGTTcgacaacatgtgtgtgttgctttCCACGCTGCCTTTGCTGTTGTTCACGTTACTAAACTCGTTTCTCTACCAGCA TATTCCAGAAAGGATGAGGATAGCCGGCAGTATGTTTATCATTTTACTACTCTTCATCCTTACCGCAACCTTAGTGAAAGTCAAAATGGGACAGGATCTTTTCTTCAAAATCACAATGGCGATCATCTGGTTTATCAACA TGTTTGGGGCGGTGCTTCAGGGCAGTCTGTTTGGTCTGGTTGGGAAATTTCCCCCCAAATATAGTTCATGGTTTATGAGTGGTCAAGCCATGGCTGGCATCTTCTCTGCAGTCGCCATGTTGGTGTCAAAGATCT CTAAAACAGATAACGAGAGTGCGGCTTTGGGCTACTTCATCACACCCTGTGCTGCCACGCTCCTCACGCTGTGCTGCTACTCACTGCTGCCACACCTg AAATTTGCAGGACTATATTTAGAAGTTGGAGCTAGAAACAAAGAGACAAAGGAGGATTTGGATCTAAACCTTAAGG AGAATGTGACCTTGGTCAAAGTGAAGCCCACTGATTCAGACTACGCTGGTAAAAGCGCGTTAAATGACTCTTATGTCGGAGCCTTCAAGACTGTGGACGCACTAGAGACACAAGGAGAAAAGGCACCGGTATTGGCAGTGTTTAAAAAG atttgGGTGATGGCcttgtgtgtgacgtgtgttttCGCAGTCACGTTGTCTGTTTTTCCAGCAGTCACTGTGATGGTGAAGCCAAATGGTCTGTTTACAGGAACAATGG gcgACATTTTTACACCCCTCTTTTGTTTCTTGGTCTTCAGTTTGATGGATTGGGTTGGCCGAAGTGCCACCTATATTTCTCAGTGG cCCAAAAAGGAAAGCTGTCTGTTCCCGATCTTAGTGGCAGCTCGTATGATCTTCATTCCTGCCCTCATGTTTTGCAACATTCCATCTCGCATCTATCCATTAAGTTTTTTCAAACATGAATTAGCCTACATAGTCATCATGTCATTATTTGCCATGACAAACGGATATTTTGCCTGTCTCTCCATGTCCTATGCTCCACA GTTGGTGAGGTCTAAGGATGCAGAGACTGCTGGGGCTTTGATGACCTTTTTCCTGGCTTTGGGATTGTCACTTGGGGGTGCTTTCTCATTTGTCTTGAAAAAACTCGTATAG
- the rbm14a gene encoding RNA-binding protein 14a — protein sequence MPLLKSKPDSSAGYTFLHMEHQENAANAVEALYGTSYTDHHLSVDLSNIQQANPGAMSKVPCARCGTQGHFAGECPTRPPMEHHQSQAAVLAAAAAAAAGLPIQVQQCVHNSFFNTNTSDPTYAALKGLTEASGTDGKPVSAAVYGALASQVYGSVADQVISQGTDDSGYPAAGEAPSATTTTTAMNPAYGTNSSAYAGPAYGTMGGAEPDAQALFEAARQRFIEQGQHVLAEQQAITKSDRDRSPVRRSALLPDPVPQPISATRPKRRALLPTPPGGPELPAIKDGDPIARCYAEYVQQYQQYQQYQHYQHYQQYQYYYPPPPPPPPHQMPTMPMPPSGSMDGNHMAAPGTGASPRAMHLRLSSVFHSNAERLSGTRTNTNTHMHNMVSVTSIGLDTTNLL from the exons ATGCCCTTGTTGAAAT CCAAGCCCGACTCCTCAGCAGGTTATACTTTTCTACACATGGAGCATCAAGAGAATGCGGCGAATGCCGTCGAGGCCCTATACGGGACCTCCTACACGGACCACCACCTTTCTGTGGATCTTTCAAACATCCAGCAAGCTAATCCTGGAGCCATGTCCAAGGTGCCGTGTGCACGTTGCGGGACGCAGGGACACTTTGCAGGAGAGTGTCCAACCAGGCCACCTATGGAGCACCACCAGAGTCAGGCAGCTGTACttgctgctgcagctgctgctgctgctggactTCCTATTCAGGTACAACAGTGTGTGCACAACTCTttctttaacaccaacactTCTGATCCGACGTACGCGGCTCTAAAGGGTCTGACTGAAGCCAGTGGAACAGATGGTAAGCCAGTGAGTGCTGCAGTCTATGGTGCCCTGGCGAGTCAAGTGTATGGTTCTGTGGCTGACCAGGTCATCAGCCAGGGAACAGATGATTCCGGGTACCCAGCAGCAGGAGAGGCACCATCAgccaccacaaccaccacagCCATGAACCCTGCATATGGCACAAACTCCTCTGCATATGCAGGCCCTGCCTATGGGACCATGGGTGGAGCTGAGCCTGACGCACAAGCTTTATTTGAAGCTGCCCGGCAGCGATTCATTGAGCAGGGTCAGCATGTTTTGGCTGAGCAACAGGCCATTACCAAATCAGACCGGGACCGGAGCCCTGTAAGACGTTCTGCTCTGCTGCCTGACCCTGTTCCACAGCCCATCAGTGCCACAAGACCCAAGCGCCGTGCTCTGCTGCCCACACCACCTGGAGGACCCGAACTGCCTGCTATTAAAGATGGAGACCCTATTGCAAG GTGTTATGCAGAGTATGTCCAGCAGTACCAACAATACCAGCAGTACCAACACTATCAACATTATCAACAGTACCAGTACTACTATCCGCCACCTCCGCCACCCCCACCACACCAGATGCCAACCATGCCCATGCCGCCTTCAGGGTCGATGGATGGCAATCACATGGCGGCTCCTGGAACCGGCGCATCTCCAAGAGC AATGCACCTCAGACTGTCTTCAGTCTTTCATTCCAACGCTGAGAGATTGTCGGGTACTCgcacgaacacaaacacacacatgcacaacatGGTCTCAGTGACCTCTATTGGCCTGGATACAACAAACCTTTTGTAA
- the LOC132859841 gene encoding complement factor B-like, with the protein MQTVLFWSSFFLVILNHCPFLNGAPSISPCPDNNLNITGGIYTLSKVNNHEIILRYICEEGFYPSVKKRVCFRGQWNPKPTKKLAECKKVTCPNPNVLENGDVQPFKRSYVVNDTTTYKCYSDFTFRGSATRVCQPNGKWSGGTPICSHNNNHCPDPGIPPGMTNREGHIFDIDDKVTYNCQKDLKLIGSKVRVCLDGGYWSGKEPECYADFTYDTPEEVAEAFSSSLKTTITMHEESEQTGKKINLDQNGKLDIYIALDASDSIDEADFNKAKEVIKKLINKISYYEVRPNYDILIFSTDIKHIVNMTDFKRKNSKLLDIFKSLDNYNFEEDRKKTGTNIRKAYESIRNSISFEKENNKKDFPVTQHVVIMFTDGIANMGGDPKPVVDEIRQTVQDGKEDREIYLDLYAFGVGSDVEKEKIDEWVTKRYNNEKYFFMLQDLQKVEETLDEMIDESTSMPLCGLYKDYTEKRPSYPWMISITVTHENNVGTNCVGSLVTPRFILTAAHCFKFDDDVKKINLLAHNSKAKSLGVPVEKVHLHPGYNITGKKKQQINESYEYDVALIQLKQSVKISPDIRTICIPCTVETNRALQLSDTMPCVKQREMLFNSDLVKANFIKHDLVTKPPKNPKQHVLIKKEKGDCLLQAQKVLNIAEETAKLMITENFLCTGGVTKNSIDEITCKGDSGGPIFLESNRLIQVGVISWGLMDICSNVDKQKEDARDFHINLFDQKVQEFLEKHLGNEDIDTPLHFI; encoded by the exons ATGCAAACTGTTCTTTTTTGGAGTTCATtctttttggtgattttaaaccACTGCCCGTTTTTAAACG GTGCTCCATCTATATCTCCATGCCCTGACAATAATCTGAATATCACTGGGGGTATTTACACCCTCTCCAAAGTAAATAATCATGAGATTATACTGAGATACATCTGCGAAGAAGGGTTTTATCCATCTGTAAAAAAGCGCGTATGTTTTAGAGGCCAGTGGAATCCCAAACCCACCAAAAAACTTGCAGAGTGCAAGA AGGTCACATGTCCTAATCCAAATGTTCTGGAGAATGGTGATGTGCAGCCTTTTAAAAGGTCTTATGTCGTGAATGACACAACCACCTATAAGTGTTATTCAGATTTCACATTTCGAGGATCTGCCACTCGAGTGTGTCAACCCAATGGGAAGTGGAGTGGTGGCACACCAATATGTAGTCATAACA ATAATCACTGCCCAGACCCAGGCATTCCTCCTGGAATGACCAACAGAGAAGGTCACATTTTTGACATCGATGACAAAGTTACCTACAACTGTCAAAAGGATCTAAAACTAATAGGTTCcaaagtgcgtgtgtgtctggaCGGTGGCTATTGGTCTGGGAAAGAGCCGGAGTGCTATG CCGATTTCACGTACGACACGCCTGAAGAAGTAGCAGAGGCTTTTAGCAGTTCTCTAAAGACTACTATAACCATGCATGAGGAATCAG AGCAAactggaaagaaaataaatttggATCAGAATGGAAAGCTCGACATCTACATTGCCCTAGATGCATCTGACAGCATAGATGAAGCGGATTTTAATAAAGCAAAGGAAGTCATTAAGAAACTCATAAATAAG ATAAGCTATTATGAGGTCCGTCCAAATTATGACATCCTCATTTTTTCCACAGACATAAAACATATTGTTAACATGACTGATTTCAAGAGGAAAAACTCAAAGTTATTGGACATTTTCAAATCGCTAGACAATTATAACTTTGAAGAAG acagaaagaaaacaggaacCAACATTCGCAAAGCTTATGAATCCATAAGAAACAGTATCAGTTTCGAGAAGGAGAACAACAAGAAAGACTTTCCCGTGACGCAGCACGTTGTGATCATGTTCACTGATG GTATTGCCAATATGGGAGGAGACCCCAAACCTGTTGTTGATGAAATCAGACAAACAGTACAAGATGGAAAGGAAGATCGGGAGATTTATCTTG ATCTTTATGCATTTGGAGTTGGATCCGAtgttgagaaagagaaaattgaCGAATGGGTGACAAAAAGATATAACAATGAAAAATACTTTTTCATGCTTCAGGACCTTCAAAAAGTTGAAGAGACATTAGATGAAATGATAG ATGAGAGCACCAGTATGCCTCTGTGTGGACTCTACAAAGACTACACTGAAAAACGCCCCTCATACCCCTGGATGATATCAATAACTGTAACg CATGAAAATAATGTAGGAACAAACTGTGTAGGATCGTTGGTCACTCCCAGGTTTATTCTAACTGCTGCCCATTGCTTCAagtttgatgatgatgttaaaaAGATTAATCTATTGGCACATAATTCTAAAG CAAAATCACTTGGAGTACCGGTGGAGAAAGTCCATCTTCACCCTGGGTATAATATCACAGggaagaaaaaacagcaaataaatgaGTCTTATGAATATGATGTGGCTCTCATTCAATTAAAACAATCTGTCAAAATCAGTCCTGACATCAG AACTATTTGTATTCCCTGCACTGTGGAGACAAACAGGGCTTTACAACTGTCTGACACAATGCCTTGTGTAAAACAAA GAGAAATGCTGTTTAACAGTGACTTAGTGAAGGCAAATTTCATAAAACATGATCTTGTGACCAAACCTccaaaaaatccaaaacagcaTGTCTTAATCAAGAAAGAG aaaggTGACTGTCTTTTACAGGCTCAGAAGGTTTTAAATATCGCTGAAGAAACTGCAAAGCTGATGATTACAGAGAACTTCCTCTGCACTGGTGGAGTTACAAAAAATTCTATAGATGAAATTACATGCAAAG GTGACTCTGGTGGACCTATTTTTCTGGAAAGTAATCGTTTGATCCAG GTTGGAGTCATCAGCTGGGGTCTGATGGATATATGCTCTAATGTggataaacaaaaagaagacGCCAGAGACTTCCACATCAACCTCTTCGATCAGAAAGTACAAGAGTTCCTTGAAAAACACCTGGGAAATGAAGATATAGATACACCTCTacactttatataa